A stretch of the Candidatus Dependentiae bacterium genome encodes the following:
- a CDS encoding crossover junction endodeoxyribonuclease RuvC has product MNSGDKKIILGVDPGFSVTGFSLMVKEGSRAYLLDCGFLKMSSKDHLSKRTLEFHDFFKTIILEKGVTHVSLETSFLGKNPQTFLKLGYLRGILY; this is encoded by the coding sequence GTGAATAGTGGTGATAAAAAAATTATTTTGGGAGTCGATCCAGGTTTTTCGGTCACCGGTTTTTCATTAATGGTCAAAGAGGGAAGCAGGGCGTATTTGCTTGACTGTGGTTTTCTTAAGATGTCTTCAAAAGATCATTTGTCCAAAAGAACTCTAGAATTTCATGATTTTTTTAAAACAATCATCCTTGAAAAGGGTGTTACTCATGTTTCGCTTGAAACATCGTTTTTGGGAAAAAATCCGCAAACGTTTTTGAAGTTGGGCTATCTGCGAGGTATTTTATAT